A single Haloglycomyces albus DSM 45210 DNA region contains:
- a CDS encoding NADH-quinone oxidoreductase subunit D — protein sequence MTAESYASERHTTEGKVFTVTGGDWDDLVTEVDPVGEDRLIVNMGPQHPSTHGVLRLVVELEGEIVRSIRPVIGYLHTGIEKNLEYRNWTQGTTFVTRADYLAPIFNETGYCMAVEKLLDITVPQRAQTIRVLMMELNRIASHLVALATMGMELGALSMMIYGFRDREKVLDIFEAASGLRMNMAYIRPGGLAQDINDEAISLIKDFLEYMPKALDDYDDLLTGNSIWQERTQGVGYLDVSGCLAMGVTGPVLRAAGLPWDLRKTQPYCGYEDYDFEVPVHTGADAWARYLVRIDEIRESLSIVRQALDKLEPGPVMVEDKKIAWPAQLAVGADGMGNSLNHIRHIMSQSMEALIHHFKLVTEGFRVPPGQVYCNVEAPRGEFGVHAVSDGGTRPFRIHMRDPSFINLQAIPALAEGGLLADVIAGGASLDPVMGGCDR from the coding sequence GTGACTGCCGAATCGTACGCCTCCGAGCGTCACACCACCGAAGGGAAGGTTTTCACCGTCACCGGTGGAGATTGGGACGACCTGGTCACCGAGGTGGACCCGGTCGGTGAGGACCGCCTGATTGTCAACATGGGGCCGCAGCACCCCTCGACACACGGAGTATTGCGACTCGTCGTCGAGCTGGAAGGCGAGATCGTTCGCTCGATCCGACCCGTGATCGGCTATCTCCACACCGGTATCGAAAAGAACCTGGAGTACCGTAACTGGACGCAGGGAACCACTTTCGTGACCCGGGCCGACTATCTCGCCCCGATCTTCAACGAGACCGGCTACTGCATGGCCGTGGAGAAGCTGCTTGACATCACCGTCCCGCAACGGGCGCAGACCATTCGAGTTCTCATGATGGAGCTCAACCGCATCGCCAGCCACCTGGTCGCTTTGGCCACCATGGGTATGGAGCTCGGGGCGCTGTCGATGATGATCTACGGATTCCGTGATCGCGAGAAGGTTCTCGACATCTTCGAAGCCGCGAGCGGACTGCGGATGAACATGGCCTACATTCGCCCCGGCGGTCTGGCCCAGGACATCAACGACGAAGCCATCAGTCTGATCAAGGACTTCCTGGAGTACATGCCCAAGGCGCTCGACGATTACGACGACCTCCTCACGGGCAACTCCATCTGGCAGGAACGCACGCAGGGCGTGGGGTACCTCGACGTTTCCGGCTGCCTCGCCATGGGAGTGACCGGTCCGGTCCTGCGTGCCGCCGGATTGCCGTGGGACCTGCGTAAGACGCAGCCGTACTGCGGCTACGAGGATTACGACTTCGAGGTGCCCGTCCACACCGGAGCCGACGCCTGGGCGCGCTACCTGGTGCGCATCGATGAAATCCGCGAGTCACTGTCGATCGTGCGCCAGGCGCTTGACAAGCTCGAGCCCGGACCGGTGATGGTGGAGGACAAGAAGATCGCCTGGCCGGCTCAGTTGGCCGTCGGTGCGGACGGAATGGGCAACAGCCTCAACCACATTCGCCATATCATGAGCCAGTCGATGGAAGCTCTCATTCACCACTTTAAATTGGTGACCGAAGGATTCCGGGTACCTCCCGGACAGGTGTACTGCAACGTGGAGGCCCCGCGCGGTGAATTCGGCGTACACGCTGTCTCCGATGGAGGAACCAGACCGTTCCGCATCCACATGCGGGACCCGTC
- a CDS encoding NADH-quinone oxidoreductase subunit C: protein MSEQKGLFGVSGSGDTSGFSGLVRQPAHPDEIISSPAPYGEYFDEVVDVLRERLGGESLRAVVVEHGELTVHIAPDRTAEFCKVLRDDENLKFEFCNSLSGVDYPDQQHHLHVAYHLTSMTYRRRIRVETSVGADNPVVASVTGVYPTADWQERETYDMFGVIFDGHPALTRILMPDDWEGYPQRKDYPLGGIDVEYKDAHIAPPDQRRSYK from the coding sequence ATGAGTGAGCAAAAGGGACTTTTCGGGGTATCCGGCTCGGGTGACACCTCGGGCTTTTCGGGCCTGGTGCGGCAACCGGCCCACCCCGACGAGATCATATCGAGCCCGGCGCCGTACGGGGAATACTTCGACGAGGTCGTCGACGTACTACGCGAACGACTCGGTGGGGAGTCCCTTCGCGCGGTGGTGGTGGAGCACGGCGAACTCACCGTGCACATCGCTCCCGACCGTACCGCCGAATTCTGTAAGGTGCTGCGGGACGATGAGAATCTCAAGTTCGAGTTCTGCAACTCCCTGTCGGGAGTGGACTATCCCGACCAACAACACCACCTGCACGTCGCCTACCACCTGACGTCGATGACCTATCGGCGCCGGATTCGAGTGGAGACCTCGGTGGGGGCCGACAATCCGGTGGTCGCGTCGGTCACCGGCGTGTATCCCACCGCGGACTGGCAGGAACGCGAAACCTACGACATGTTCGGCGTCATCTTCGACGGACACCCCGCTCTCACCAGAATTCTCATGCCCGACGACTGGGAGGGATATCCGCAAAGGAAGGACTATCCCCTCGGCGGCATCGATGTGGAATACAAAGACGCGCACATTGCCCCACCTGATCAACGGAGGTCTTATAAGTGA
- a CDS encoding NADH-quinone oxidoreductase subunit NuoB, which yields MGVEEKLPSGIILTSVEGIVNWTRRASLWPATFGLACCAIEMMATGAARYDTGRFGMEVFRASPRQADLMIVAGRVSQKMAPVVRQIYDQMADPKWVLSMGVCASSGGMFNNYAIVQGVDHVVPVDMYLPGCPPRPEMLLDAILKLHDKIQHEPLGEKRRLEQKEEEQPTVRPGEMPSSYRFNKQRKKEWTEAAEKGEQEQLRIKKAVVRK from the coding sequence ATGGGTGTTGAAGAAAAACTGCCCTCCGGAATTATTTTGACCAGCGTTGAAGGCATCGTCAACTGGACACGTCGCGCTTCGCTGTGGCCGGCCACGTTCGGGCTGGCCTGTTGTGCCATCGAGATGATGGCGACCGGCGCGGCCCGTTACGACACCGGTCGTTTCGGCATGGAGGTGTTCCGCGCTTCGCCGCGTCAGGCCGATCTCATGATCGTGGCGGGCCGGGTAAGTCAGAAGATGGCTCCCGTGGTCCGACAGATCTATGACCAAATGGCCGACCCCAAATGGGTGCTGTCCATGGGCGTCTGTGCCTCTTCGGGCGGCATGTTCAACAATTACGCGATCGTTCAGGGCGTCGATCATGTTGTCCCGGTGGATATGTATCTACCTGGTTGCCCACCTCGGCCGGAGATGCTGCTCGACGCCATTTTGAAGCTGCACGACAAGATCCAGCACGAGCCGCTGGGAGAAAAGCGCCGTCTGGAGCAGAAGGAAGAAGAGCAGCCGACCGTGCGTCCTGGGGAAATGCCCTCGTCCTATCGCTTTAACAAGCAGCGCAAGAAGGAATGGACGGAAGCGGCGGAAAAGGGTGAGCAGGAGCAACTGCGCATCAAGAAGGCGGTGGTCCGGAAATGA
- a CDS encoding NADH-quinone oxidoreductase subunit A gives MGTEVYVPLVLMFAIGLGFGVVSLIGSRIIGPRRVNRAKIDPYECGIEPPPEGSAPKRFPIKFYLTAMLFIVFDIEIMFLIPWAVYHDVLGLFGFWAVAMFISALFIAYAYEWRRGGLEWD, from the coding sequence ATGGGGACGGAAGTGTATGTGCCGCTGGTGCTTATGTTCGCCATTGGCCTGGGATTCGGTGTGGTGAGCCTGATAGGTTCGCGCATCATCGGCCCGCGCCGCGTGAACAGGGCCAAAATCGATCCCTATGAGTGCGGTATCGAGCCGCCACCGGAAGGGTCCGCACCGAAACGGTTTCCGATTAAGTTCTATCTGACCGCAATGCTCTTTATCGTCTTCGACATAGAGATCATGTTCCTCATTCCGTGGGCTGTGTATCACGATGTTTTGGGGCTCTTCGGCTTCTGGGCCGTCGCAATGTTCATTTCCGCGCTCTTCATCGCCTACGCCTACGAATGGCGTCGTGGCGGATTGGAATGGGATTAA
- a CDS encoding geranylgeranyl reductase family protein, producing the protein MTTHGASDADVIVVGAGPGGAASAYHLARRGLDVLLLEKTRFPREKVCGDGLTPRSVAALLRMGIDTTPEAGWIRNRGLRVMTTDYKLELDWPDLRHFPNYGLTRTRLDFDEMLARQAQHHGARMECGVNVTGPQFDLAGRVIGVNAKRDGKPVSYRAPVVIAADGVAGRFALSLGLKRDEKRPMGVAVRRYYHAPERTHDDYLESWLELRSAQNPDVLQPGYGWIFGLGDGRVNVGLGVLNSSTAYGKTNYRRLLNDWLETTDPHWGLNDESNAEGGIGGAALPMGFSRQPHYSRGVMLVGDSGGMVNPFNGEGIAYAMEAGEVAARISAQALRARSVPAREAILRTYPDVMSTRLGSYYRMGGIFVDLIGRPEIMRLCTERGLRHPRLMRLVLKLLANLADWPAKNTSDYIVNTLEVLTPRLSRRA; encoded by the coding sequence GTGACCACTCACGGTGCCTCAGACGCGGATGTCATTGTCGTCGGTGCCGGTCCTGGTGGTGCGGCTAGTGCCTACCACCTCGCCCGACGCGGACTTGACGTGTTGCTACTGGAGAAAACCCGATTTCCGCGCGAAAAGGTCTGCGGAGACGGCCTCACCCCCCGTTCGGTGGCGGCTTTGCTGCGCATGGGGATCGATACCACCCCCGAAGCCGGTTGGATTCGCAATCGCGGGCTGCGCGTTATGACTACCGACTACAAATTGGAGCTCGACTGGCCCGATCTGCGTCACTTTCCCAACTACGGCCTGACGCGTACTCGGCTGGACTTCGATGAAATGCTCGCCCGGCAGGCACAGCACCATGGAGCCCGGATGGAATGCGGTGTCAACGTCACCGGCCCGCAGTTCGACTTGGCCGGCCGGGTTATCGGCGTGAACGCCAAACGGGACGGTAAGCCGGTGTCGTACCGGGCGCCCGTCGTGATCGCCGCCGACGGCGTCGCCGGACGGTTTGCGCTGTCGCTCGGCTTGAAGCGTGACGAGAAACGTCCCATGGGAGTCGCGGTACGTCGTTACTACCACGCTCCCGAGCGCACCCACGACGATTACCTGGAGTCGTGGTTGGAGTTGCGTTCGGCTCAGAACCCCGATGTACTGCAACCCGGCTACGGCTGGATCTTCGGATTGGGAGACGGACGGGTGAACGTGGGTCTGGGGGTATTGAACTCCTCCACCGCGTACGGAAAGACCAATTACCGTCGCCTGCTGAACGATTGGCTGGAGACGACCGATCCTCACTGGGGCTTGAACGACGAGTCCAACGCCGAAGGCGGTATCGGCGGCGCGGCGCTGCCGATGGGATTCAGCCGACAACCCCATTACTCCCGAGGGGTGATGCTCGTTGGGGACTCTGGAGGGATGGTCAATCCGTTCAACGGAGAAGGCATCGCCTACGCCATGGAAGCCGGGGAGGTGGCGGCTCGCATTAGCGCGCAAGCGCTACGCGCACGTTCCGTCCCCGCGAGAGAAGCGATCCTGCGGACCTATCCGGACGTCATGAGTACCCGACTCGGGTCGTATTACCGGATGGGCGGAATATTCGTGGATCTGATCGGCCGCCCCGAAATCATGAGGCTGTGTACCGAGCGAGGCTTGCGCCACCCGCGTCTGATGCGTCTGGTGTTGAAATTGCTGGCGAATCTGGCCGATTGGCCGGCGAAGAACACCTCTGACTACATAGTCAACACCCTGGAAGTACTGACCCCGCGCCTGTCGAGGAGAGCCTGA
- a CDS encoding potassium channel family protein, producing MAPEDARTKRSRAPWPDRLRQWEHNTTAILMVLAVLFLLAYATRVLAPGLPDTVRQSLIAVDILIWTFFALEYLWRLRLAGRGRRIEYMVATPLEAVTVLLPPARPLRLLRATILILELIARHTQLLVRTRMSFLVIGSIGMMLFLSSLAVLDAERDANSNINTWTDAMWWSFVTVTTVGYGDYTPVTLMGRIIAVVLMVVGIGLFGFVAATLASWITDKMKTLEARNHSEDEAGPGELEDEVHALRKEIAELRKVLSQQQHNSAVPDQNPGTNPTTTEIRRTQE from the coding sequence ATGGCCCCGGAAGATGCAAGAACCAAACGATCCCGCGCCCCTTGGCCCGATCGCCTCCGTCAGTGGGAGCACAACACCACCGCGATCCTCATGGTCCTTGCCGTGTTGTTTCTACTGGCCTACGCCACCCGCGTCCTGGCGCCCGGCCTGCCCGACACCGTCCGCCAGTCCCTCATCGCCGTCGACATCCTTATCTGGACGTTCTTCGCACTGGAATACCTCTGGAGGCTCCGTCTGGCCGGACGGGGACGACGTATCGAGTACATGGTCGCCACCCCGCTTGAGGCGGTCACCGTATTGTTGCCGCCGGCGCGACCGTTGCGACTCCTGCGCGCCACCATTCTGATCCTCGAACTCATCGCGCGACATACGCAACTGCTGGTGCGCACCCGGATGTCGTTTCTGGTCATCGGATCCATCGGCATGATGCTTTTTCTCTCGTCCCTGGCCGTTCTGGACGCCGAGCGTGACGCCAACAGCAATATCAACACTTGGACGGATGCCATGTGGTGGTCGTTCGTCACCGTCACCACCGTGGGATACGGAGACTACACTCCGGTGACTCTCATGGGACGGATCATCGCCGTGGTCCTCATGGTGGTGGGAATCGGCCTCTTCGGTTTCGTCGCCGCCACTCTGGCGTCCTGGATCACCGACAAAATGAAGACTCTTGAGGCGCGGAATCACTCGGAGGACGAAGCGGGTCCGGGCGAACTGGAAGACGAAGTTCACGCCCTCCGTAAAGAAATCGCGGAGCTACGAAAGGTCCTTTCCCAACAACAGCACAATTCTGCGGTACCCGACCAGAATCCGGGAACAAACCCAACGACGACAGAAATCAGACGAACACAAGAATGA
- a CDS encoding ABC transporter permease encodes MSSDNPTPTSNASGAPQRRPSLDETGELPRFLDSSNVDEPSGPGTTSQVGMQRQFPLTTGLTAVFRHRHALSTLVRRDLAVKYQSTVMGYFWSLVEPLGMAVVYYFVFALVFGRGTQLPNDVHLVVYIISGIFVWQWFSSAVSQGAGSLNGQSALITVMKVPREVFPLSKVLARFAEYLAGFPIIIVAAVLGDGVFGWNLLWIFPAILLQAMILTGFAFMLAAGNVLYRDVQRFLPLFMRILFYASAILFPLSRVQNALQNHPTLWFLYEYNPLVVLFQMHRAVWIPGLAPNQYAILSVTFFAIIVMFLGRWIFYKLEPQVLKAL; translated from the coding sequence ATGAGCTCGGATAACCCGACACCGACCTCGAACGCCTCGGGAGCGCCGCAGCGCCGCCCTTCCTTGGACGAGACCGGCGAGCTGCCACGTTTCCTGGATTCATCCAATGTAGATGAGCCAAGCGGCCCGGGTACCACGTCCCAGGTCGGCATGCAACGACAGTTCCCCCTGACCACCGGTCTGACCGCCGTCTTTCGCCACCGTCACGCCCTTAGCACGCTTGTGCGTAGGGACCTGGCGGTCAAATACCAGTCCACGGTTATGGGCTATTTTTGGTCGCTGGTGGAGCCTCTTGGTATGGCGGTGGTGTACTACTTCGTCTTTGCCTTGGTGTTCGGGCGCGGTACACAGCTTCCCAATGACGTCCATCTTGTGGTATACATCATTTCGGGTATTTTCGTGTGGCAATGGTTCAGCTCCGCGGTCTCGCAGGGAGCCGGATCTCTGAACGGGCAAAGCGCGTTGATCACGGTGATGAAGGTACCGAGAGAAGTGTTTCCACTGTCTAAGGTATTGGCACGGTTTGCCGAGTACTTGGCGGGATTCCCCATCATTATCGTTGCCGCCGTACTCGGGGACGGAGTCTTCGGCTGGAATCTCTTGTGGATCTTTCCGGCCATCCTGCTGCAGGCGATGATACTGACCGGATTCGCCTTCATGTTGGCTGCTGGGAACGTTCTATATCGTGATGTTCAGCGATTCCTTCCGCTGTTCATGCGAATCCTCTTTTACGCCTCTGCGATTCTGTTTCCCTTGAGCCGAGTGCAGAACGCACTGCAGAACCATCCGACCCTGTGGTTTCTGTATGAATACAACCCTCTGGTCGTCCTCTTCCAGATGCACCGTGCGGTCTGGATTCCCGGCTTGGCTCCCAACCAGTACGCGATCCTGTCGGTGACGTTCTTCGCGATCATCGTCATGTTCCTGGGGCGGTGGATTTTCTACAAACTGGAACCACAGGTTCTCAAGGCTCTGTAG
- a CDS encoding iron-containing alcohol dehydrogenase family protein — translation MPLLARTVLAPLAVEIRSDAIDHLPTLLRETNIAPTGRVAVVAGTGIGHDLVADLNLPQATTHVIEAGDLSHARDLARLLKTSDIDALVALGGGRVIDTAKYAATELGTPLVAVATSLAHDGIASPVASLRNENGVSTSYGVHTPLAIAVDLDRVLRAPAVQRFSGIGDVLTNLSAVADWQLSHRHTAERYDGLAAALAYSGAEAVLRHPKGIDDPDFLYTLASALVQGGLAMGMAGSSRPCSGGCHEIAHAIEHLYPGSGSHGQQGALGALYCTWIRDDRQLWDDLVVAYRRHGLPTTPTELGLTPDRLTKAIAYAPATRPGRYTILEHRDMDTHEIRHHLDGMIDELG, via the coding sequence ATGCCGCTCCTAGCTCGGACCGTCCTCGCCCCACTGGCAGTGGAAATCCGATCCGATGCCATAGATCACCTGCCCACACTCCTGCGGGAAACGAACATCGCCCCGACCGGGCGGGTCGCGGTCGTAGCCGGAACCGGTATAGGCCACGACCTGGTCGCGGATCTAAATTTGCCGCAGGCCACGACACACGTCATCGAGGCGGGCGATCTGTCACATGCTCGCGATCTCGCCCGACTGTTGAAGACCAGCGACATCGACGCACTGGTCGCCCTTGGTGGAGGCCGAGTGATCGACACCGCGAAATACGCCGCCACAGAACTGGGGACCCCATTGGTCGCCGTCGCCACCTCCCTGGCCCACGACGGAATCGCCTCCCCAGTGGCAAGTCTTCGCAATGAAAACGGCGTCTCCACGTCCTACGGCGTCCATACGCCCTTGGCGATCGCAGTCGATCTGGATCGTGTCCTACGCGCACCTGCTGTGCAGCGTTTCAGCGGTATCGGCGACGTGCTGACGAACCTTTCGGCCGTGGCGGATTGGCAGCTGTCCCACCGGCACACCGCGGAACGATACGACGGCCTGGCAGCGGCGCTCGCCTACAGCGGCGCCGAAGCGGTGCTACGGCATCCCAAGGGAATCGACGACCCGGATTTCCTCTACACCTTGGCGAGCGCCTTGGTTCAGGGAGGTTTGGCCATGGGGATGGCCGGATCGTCGCGACCGTGTTCGGGAGGATGCCATGAGATCGCACACGCGATTGAACACCTGTATCCTGGTTCCGGCAGTCACGGCCAGCAAGGTGCTCTGGGAGCGCTTTACTGCACCTGGATACGGGATGACAGGCAATTGTGGGATGACCTCGTCGTCGCGTATCGTCGTCATGGACTGCCGACGACGCCTACGGAACTGGGTCTCACCCCGGACCGCCTCACAAAAGCCATCGCGTACGCACCGGCGACACGCCCTGGGCGTTATACCATTCTTGAGCACCGTGATATGGATACCCACGAGATACGTCACCACTTGGACGGGATGATTGATGAGCTCGGATAA
- a CDS encoding sugar phosphate nucleotidyltransferase, protein MRGIILAAGQGQRLRPDTDDIPKTLLPLNDQGETILDTILSGLVAVGITDIAVTVGHAAEEIRRRQHILEERHDVKLTLVDNDHPEWNNAYSLWTARAHYRDGAVLVNGDTFHPHSVEERLMDVDEGRQLLLAVDDYHDLTDEAMKVRLGTDGTVDLIHKQQPRDNAVGEYIGVSLIPAARADDLTSALETTFRNNPDLYYEDAYQILAEKHLVAEVPIGAVEWTEVDDHDDWNRAKELACRS, encoded by the coding sequence GTGAGAGGCATAATCCTAGCTGCGGGCCAAGGGCAACGACTCCGTCCGGACACCGATGACATCCCCAAGACCCTTCTGCCTCTCAACGACCAGGGCGAAACCATCCTGGATACGATCCTGTCCGGACTCGTCGCCGTGGGAATCACCGATATCGCCGTCACCGTCGGCCATGCCGCCGAAGAGATCCGCCGACGGCAACACATCTTGGAAGAACGGCACGACGTCAAACTGACTTTGGTCGACAACGACCATCCCGAATGGAACAACGCCTATTCGCTGTGGACCGCCCGTGCGCACTATCGCGACGGAGCCGTCTTGGTCAACGGGGACACGTTCCATCCACACAGCGTGGAAGAACGTCTCATGGACGTGGACGAAGGTCGTCAGCTGCTTCTGGCGGTGGACGACTACCACGACCTGACCGACGAGGCGATGAAAGTGCGGCTCGGCACCGACGGCACGGTCGACCTGATACATAAGCAGCAGCCTCGCGACAACGCGGTCGGCGAATACATCGGCGTCAGTCTCATTCCCGCCGCTCGCGCGGACGATCTGACCAGCGCATTGGAAACCACCTTCCGTAATAACCCCGACCTGTACTACGAGGACGCCTACCAGATTCTGGCGGAAAAACACCTGGTGGCCGAGGTTCCCATTGGGGCCGTCGAGTGGACCGAGGTCGACGATCACGACGACTGGAACCGCGCAAAGGAACTCGCATGCCGCTCCTAG
- a CDS encoding NADP-dependent isocitrate dehydrogenase has translation MAKIKVNGPVVELDGDEMTRIIWQKIKDELIHPYLDVDLRYYDLSVQNRDATDDQVTVDAANAIAEHNVGVKCATITPDEARVEEFGLKKMWRSPNGTIRNILGGVVFREPIIMSNVPRLVPGWTQPIIIGRHAHGDQYKATDFKVDGPGTLTVTFTPDDDSEPVEFEVARYPEGGGVAMSMYNFRKSIEDFARASFRYGLARNYPVYMSTKNTILKAYDGMFKDVFQEVFDNEFKAEFDERGLTYEHRLIDDMVAAALKWEGGYVWACKNYDGDVQSDTVAQGFGSLGLMTSVLMTPDGKTMEAEAAHGTVTRHYRQWQAGKQTSTNPVASIFAWTRGLAHRGKLDETPEVTQFADDLEKTVIETVESGKMTKDLALLVGGEQDWLTTDEFLDALADNLAKKRVES, from the coding sequence ATGGCTAAGATCAAAGTCAACGGTCCCGTCGTCGAGCTCGACGGCGACGAAATGACCCGCATCATCTGGCAAAAGATCAAAGACGAACTCATCCACCCCTATCTGGACGTGGACCTGCGTTACTACGACCTCTCAGTGCAGAACCGCGACGCCACCGACGACCAGGTCACCGTCGACGCCGCCAACGCGATCGCCGAGCACAACGTCGGCGTCAAGTGCGCGACCATCACCCCTGACGAGGCACGCGTCGAAGAATTCGGCCTCAAGAAAATGTGGCGCTCGCCCAACGGAACCATCCGGAACATCCTCGGCGGCGTCGTATTCCGCGAGCCGATCATCATGAGCAATGTCCCCCGCCTGGTCCCGGGCTGGACGCAGCCCATCATCATCGGACGTCACGCCCACGGTGACCAATACAAGGCGACGGACTTCAAAGTCGACGGACCCGGCACGCTGACGGTCACCTTCACCCCCGACGACGACTCCGAGCCGGTTGAATTCGAAGTGGCACGTTACCCCGAAGGCGGCGGCGTGGCCATGAGCATGTACAACTTCCGCAAGTCGATCGAGGACTTCGCCCGGGCCTCCTTCCGCTACGGCCTGGCTCGCAACTACCCGGTGTACATGTCCACCAAGAACACCATCCTCAAAGCCTACGACGGCATGTTCAAAGACGTCTTCCAAGAGGTCTTCGACAACGAATTCAAGGCAGAGTTCGACGAACGCGGCCTCACCTACGAGCACCGCCTGATCGACGACATGGTCGCCGCCGCCCTGAAGTGGGAAGGCGGGTACGTATGGGCCTGCAAGAACTACGACGGCGACGTCCAGTCCGACACCGTCGCCCAGGGTTTCGGATCGCTGGGACTCATGACGTCGGTGCTGATGACCCCGGACGGCAAGACCATGGAGGCCGAAGCCGCGCACGGTACGGTCACCCGGCACTACCGCCAATGGCAGGCCGGTAAACAAACCTCCACCAACCCGGTGGCCTCCATCTTCGCCTGGACGCGGGGACTGGCACACCGTGGCAAGCTGGACGAGACCCCGGAGGTCACTCAGTTCGCCGACGACCTCGAGAAAACCGTCATCGAAACGGTCGAAAGCGGCAAGATGACCAAGGACCTCGCCCTGCTGGTCGGCGGCGAGCAAGACTGGCTGACCACCGACGAGTTCCTCGACGCGCTGGCGGACAACCTCGCCAAAAAGCGGGTTGAGAGCTGA